The Neofelis nebulosa isolate mNeoNeb1 chromosome 16, mNeoNeb1.pri, whole genome shotgun sequence genome includes a window with the following:
- the PCTP gene encoding phosphatidylcholine transfer protein isoform X1, translated as MECGAAGGFSEEQFREACAEIQQRAPAGANWELLVETLGFSIYGLLDQQTGLYEYKVFGVLDDCPPALLADVYMDLDYRKQWDQYVKELYEKECNGETVVYWEVKYPFPMSNRDYIYIRQRQELDVEGRKIHVVLAQSTSVPQFAERPGVIRVNRYKQSLAIESDGKKGSKVFMYYFDNPGGQIPSWLINWVAKNGVPNFLKDMAKACQNYLKKT; from the exons ATGGAGTGTGGTGCGGCCGGCGGCTTCTCCGAGGAGCAGTTCCGGGAGGCCTGCGCGGAGATCCAGCAGCGCGCGCCGGCAGGCGCCAACTGGGAGCTGCTGGTGGAGACCCTGGGCTTCAGCATCTACGGGCTGCTGGACCAG CAGACTGGACTTTATGAGTATAAAGTCTTTGGTGTTCTGGACGACTGCCCTCCGGCTTTACTCGCAGATGTCTACATGGACTTAGACTACAGAAAACAGTGGGACCAATATGTTAAAG AACTCTATGAAAAGGAATGCAATGGAGAAACCGTGGTCTACTGGGAAGTGAAGTACCCTTTTCCCATGTCCAACCGAGAT TACATCTACATCCGGCAGCGGCAAGAGCTGGACGTGGAAGGGCGGAAGATCCATGTGGTCCTGGCCCAGAGCACTTCTGTGCCGCAGTTTGCCGAGAGGCCTGGTGTGATCCGGGTAAATCGGTACAAGCAGAGCCTCGCAATCGAGAGTGATGGCAAGAAGGGAAGCAAAG ttTTCATGTATTACTTCGATAACCCGGGTGGCCAAATTCCGTCCTGGCTCATTAACTGGGTCGCCAAG
- the PCTP gene encoding phosphatidylcholine transfer protein isoform X2, producing the protein MECGAAGGFSEEQFREACAEIQQRAPAGANWELLVETLGFSIYGLLDQTGLYEYKVFGVLDDCPPALLADVYMDLDYRKQWDQYVKELYEKECNGETVVYWEVKYPFPMSNRDYIYIRQRQELDVEGRKIHVVLAQSTSVPQFAERPGVIRVNRYKQSLAIESDGKKGSKVFMYYFDNPGGQIPSWLINWVAKNGVPNFLKDMAKACQNYLKKT; encoded by the exons ATGGAGTGTGGTGCGGCCGGCGGCTTCTCCGAGGAGCAGTTCCGGGAGGCCTGCGCGGAGATCCAGCAGCGCGCGCCGGCAGGCGCCAACTGGGAGCTGCTGGTGGAGACCCTGGGCTTCAGCATCTACGGGCTGCTGGACCAG ACTGGACTTTATGAGTATAAAGTCTTTGGTGTTCTGGACGACTGCCCTCCGGCTTTACTCGCAGATGTCTACATGGACTTAGACTACAGAAAACAGTGGGACCAATATGTTAAAG AACTCTATGAAAAGGAATGCAATGGAGAAACCGTGGTCTACTGGGAAGTGAAGTACCCTTTTCCCATGTCCAACCGAGAT TACATCTACATCCGGCAGCGGCAAGAGCTGGACGTGGAAGGGCGGAAGATCCATGTGGTCCTGGCCCAGAGCACTTCTGTGCCGCAGTTTGCCGAGAGGCCTGGTGTGATCCGGGTAAATCGGTACAAGCAGAGCCTCGCAATCGAGAGTGATGGCAAGAAGGGAAGCAAAG ttTTCATGTATTACTTCGATAACCCGGGTGGCCAAATTCCGTCCTGGCTCATTAACTGGGTCGCCAAG